From Niallia sp. Man26:
GATACTCTGTTAAACTACTTCCCGTTTCACGCTTGAAACTTCTTGATATATATGATTTTGATAAATGAAGCTCATTTGATAAATGTTCTAAGTCAAAGGGCTCCTTATAATGTGCTTCTATCCAATTCATTATCTTTTCAGAGTAGAATAATGGCCGTAATTTATTGTTTGAGGTTGAATCAGGATTAGCATCGGTGCTGTTTATACGGATACATGAGAGCAATTGCATTAAAAAAAGCTGGCTGTCTTCTTCCCAGTTGTTTGTTTGCAGTGATTTATTAAATTGTTCATACAGCTCATATATATAGTTATAATCATTTTCTAAATCAAAAGCTTGAAGTTCGTTTACTCCAAACTGTAATTTTTTTAACAAGGCACTCAGTCCTGGGAAAAAATTTAGGTTTTTCTCTCCGAATGACATTGTATCAAAGTGAAGAATACTTCTCTCATAAGGAGATTGGGGGGATACTTCTACATATACCTTATGTAATTGAAATGGCTGGAAAAAGAAAAGCATTCCTTTTTTTAACTCATAAGTCTGTTGGTTAACTATTACGCGCCCTTGTCCACGATATACAAATAAAAGTTCGCAACCTTGATGCCAGTGATAATATCCTTGGAAATT
This genomic window contains:
- a CDS encoding AraC family transcriptional regulator, whose product is MKNLFEQIDLKPFNWVYRRVSEQNFQGYYHWHQGCELLFVYRGQGRVIVNQQTYELKKGMLFFFQPFQLHKVYVEVSPQSPYERSILHFDTMSFGEKNLNFFPGLSALLKKLQFGVNELQAFDLENDYNYIYELYEQFNKSLQTNNWEEDSQLFLMQLLSCIRINSTDANPDSTSNNKLRPLFYSEKIMNWIEAHYKEPFDLEHLSNELHLSKSYISRSFKRETGSSLTEYLTIRRIKEACQLLEMTNKSIELIGESLGFKSVSYFIQLFKKLVGTTPHQYRLSHRRSHN